In Paucidesulfovibrio gracilis DSM 16080, a single genomic region encodes these proteins:
- the truA gene encoding tRNA pseudouridine(38-40) synthase TruA: MCRICLTLAYDGTDYAGWQVQPGQRTVQGVLERALRPLIGVGEDVRVHASGRTDSGVHALGQVAHVDVPTSRRDLPWQKALNATLPPDVRVVAAREVPATFHARFSAISKTYAYTLWLDPDYVLPQRRRHVWHCGPLDLNALDRAAAFLLGEQDFAAFRNTGTETRSTVRTMHRVWRSSGVHPAECVLRFQASGFLKQMVRNLTGCLVAVGRGKAEPENVRSYLKEGDRSAAPATAPAQGLCLERVEYPDVPFPDGNGDEHQMGSSRAPARG; this comes from the coding sequence ATGTGCCGGATTTGCCTGACCCTGGCCTATGACGGAACCGATTATGCCGGTTGGCAGGTGCAGCCCGGACAACGCACGGTGCAGGGGGTGCTGGAACGCGCCCTCCGGCCGTTGATCGGAGTGGGCGAGGATGTCCGCGTCCACGCCTCGGGCCGGACGGACAGCGGGGTGCATGCCCTGGGTCAGGTGGCGCATGTGGACGTGCCGACCTCGCGCCGCGATCTCCCCTGGCAAAAAGCCCTGAACGCCACGCTCCCTCCGGACGTGCGCGTGGTGGCGGCCCGCGAGGTTCCCGCAACGTTTCATGCCCGGTTTTCCGCCATTTCCAAAACCTATGCCTATACCCTTTGGCTGGACCCGGACTATGTGCTGCCCCAGCGCCGCCGCCATGTCTGGCATTGCGGTCCCCTGGACCTGAATGCTCTGGACCGGGCCGCGGCATTTCTGCTGGGGGAGCAGGACTTTGCGGCCTTTCGCAACACCGGCACGGAAACCAGGTCCACGGTTCGCACCATGCACCGTGTATGGCGCTCATCGGGCGTGCATCCCGCGGAATGCGTGCTGCGTTTTCAGGCATCCGGCTTCCTCAAGCAGATGGTCCGCAACCTCACGGGCTGCCTTGTGGCCGTGGGCCGGGGTAAAGCCGAACCGGAAAACGTCCGATCCTACCTGAAGGAAGGGGACAGGAGCGCCGCGCCTGCCACGGCTCCGGCACAGGGGCTTTGTCTGGAGCGGGTGGAGTATCCGGATGTCCCGTTCCCGGATGGTAATGGTGACGAGCATCAAATGGGATCCAGCCGCGCCCCTGCCCGGGGCTGA
- a CDS encoding RNA recognition motif domain-containing protein: MMKSIYVGNIPFRATEDEVREMFDPFGDVHEVKFVMDRETGRFRGFGFVRMDDAAALEAIEALDGKQLGGRALRINEARERSPRPQRQQSY, translated from the coding sequence ATGATGAAGTCCATCTACGTGGGGAACATTCCGTTCCGAGCCACGGAGGACGAGGTGCGCGAGATGTTCGATCCGTTCGGCGACGTGCACGAGGTCAAATTTGTTATGGATCGCGAAACCGGCCGCTTCCGCGGATTTGGATTCGTGCGCATGGATGACGCCGCAGCCTTGGAGGCTATCGAAGCCCTGGACGGCAAACAATTGGGCGGAAGAGCCCTGCGCATCAACGAGGCACGGGAGCGTTCCCCCAGACCGCAACGCCAGCAAAGCTATTAA
- the dinB gene encoding DNA polymerase IV has product MPAPVWILHIDMDAFYASVEQMDQPELRGRPVAVGGIGGRGVISAASYEIRKYGVRSAMPGTTARRLCPQGVFLPVRMERYKEVSRQVMHALEEFSPLVEQASVDEAYMDATGLERLFGPIPELCETIRARVRKATGGLTCSVGAAPVRFLAKIASDQNKPDGVFLIYPEDVDSFLKTLPVGKIPGVGKRGREILQELGVRYAGQIPNRPRAFWEQRFGKWGGELYDRCRGMGSTEVVPYAAPKSCSAENTFERDTLETATLRRWLLAQSDRVASDLRRHGVRGRTVTLKAKFADFRQVTRSRSLDHRTSETDTIYGTALELLEELCPKTPLRLIGVGVSNFSPRSRQLSLLEPEETSRPDPKKQHLEQTVDAIRRRFGPGAVRRAALLEKPSDKSEPSKHGDGQSSGGNGRDGSSGH; this is encoded by the coding sequence ATGCCTGCTCCTGTTTGGATTCTGCATATCGATATGGACGCGTTCTATGCCTCCGTGGAGCAGATGGACCAACCCGAGCTGCGGGGACGGCCCGTTGCCGTGGGGGGCATTGGCGGCCGGGGGGTGATCTCGGCGGCGTCGTATGAAATTCGTAAGTATGGAGTGCGTTCGGCCATGCCCGGGACCACGGCACGGCGGCTGTGTCCACAGGGGGTGTTTCTGCCGGTGCGCATGGAGCGGTACAAGGAAGTTTCGCGCCAAGTCATGCACGCGTTGGAGGAATTTTCTCCCCTGGTGGAACAGGCCAGCGTGGACGAAGCGTACATGGACGCCACCGGACTGGAGCGGCTTTTCGGACCGATTCCGGAGTTGTGCGAGACCATCCGCGCCCGGGTGCGCAAGGCCACCGGAGGGCTGACCTGTTCGGTGGGAGCGGCGCCGGTGCGGTTTTTGGCTAAAATCGCTTCGGACCAGAACAAGCCGGACGGAGTGTTTCTTATTTACCCCGAGGACGTGGATTCGTTTTTAAAGACCCTGCCCGTGGGCAAGATTCCCGGGGTGGGCAAGCGCGGGCGGGAAATCTTGCAGGAACTGGGCGTGCGCTACGCCGGGCAGATTCCGAATCGTCCTCGCGCGTTTTGGGAACAGCGGTTCGGCAAATGGGGCGGGGAGCTGTATGACCGGTGCCGGGGCATGGGATCCACGGAGGTGGTCCCGTATGCCGCGCCCAAGTCGTGCAGCGCGGAAAATACGTTTGAGCGCGATACCCTGGAGACCGCGACATTGCGGCGTTGGCTGCTGGCCCAGAGCGATCGCGTGGCATCGGACCTGCGGCGGCACGGCGTACGGGGCCGGACCGTGACCCTGAAAGCCAAGTTCGCGGACTTTCGGCAGGTCACGCGCAGCCGCAGCCTGGATCATCGCACGAGTGAAACCGACACGATTTATGGAACCGCCTTGGAATTGCTGGAGGAACTTTGTCCCAAAACACCCTTGCGGCTGATTGGCGTGGGCGTATCCAATTTTAGCCCCCGGTCCCGTCAGCTTTCCTTGCTGGAGCCGGAGGAAACAAGCCGTCCGGATCCGAAGAAGCAACACCTGGAGCAGACCGTGGACGCCATTCGTCGGCGGTTTGGTCCTGGAGCGGTTCGGCGGGCCGCGCTGCTGGAAAAACCATCGGACAAGTCGGAGCCTTCAAAGCATGGGGACGGGCAATCCTCAGGCGGCAACGGCCGGGACGGATCGTCCGGGCATTGA
- a CDS encoding MotE family protein → MKWQRFVSGIKISRVLKTLAVLALFKLVLLGVLCLDGPDPVPSAVSTAAAPQSEAAPSGPSLATQAVSAVSPTQAMAQEDAPDAATEQAPPEGMDPADWAVLKRREEELAAKERTLRELESSVQAEVEKLEGLKSQLEALLKDVKNVEDERLQKLIKAYANMKAKQAAAVLETMDQALAVKILAGLQGRQAGEVLSFIETRKAAELSEALTNLRVPFEQP, encoded by the coding sequence ATGAAATGGCAGCGCTTCGTTTCCGGCATAAAGATTTCTAGAGTCCTCAAAACCTTGGCGGTATTGGCCCTGTTCAAGCTCGTGCTCCTGGGCGTGCTCTGTCTGGACGGGCCGGATCCGGTCCCCTCGGCCGTGTCCACCGCCGCAGCGCCGCAATCCGAGGCTGCTCCGTCCGGGCCAAGTCTCGCCACCCAAGCCGTGAGCGCCGTGTCCCCGACGCAGGCCATGGCCCAGGAGGACGCGCCGGACGCGGCCACCGAGCAGGCTCCGCCCGAAGGCATGGACCCGGCGGACTGGGCCGTGCTCAAGCGCCGGGAAGAAGAATTGGCCGCCAAAGAACGCACCCTGCGGGAGCTGGAATCCAGCGTCCAGGCGGAAGTGGAAAAGCTGGAAGGTCTCAAAAGCCAGCTGGAAGCCTTGCTCAAAGACGTGAAAAACGTGGAAGACGAGCGGCTCCAGAAGCTCATCAAGGCCTATGCCAACATGAAGGCCAAACAGGCCGCGGCCGTGCTCGAAACCATGGATCAGGCTCTGGCTGTCAAGATTCTGGCGGGATTGCAGGGGCGGCAGGCCGGTGAAGTTCTCAGCTTCATTGAAACGCGCAAGGCCGCCGAACTTTCCGAGGCGCTCACCAATCTGCGCGTACCGTTTGAGCAGCCCTGA
- the fliJ gene encoding flagellar export protein FliJ translates to MAKPFHFPLQKVLDYREQLEDRARLALAKAHKAHEQQRGVVEDLKERLTRHQRRGAGQDADANDIWLWQQYKQALEQDLSSAQGRLSKLALNLQKCRREAVQASKDRKLLDKLKQQQAARHRDEEQRKEEKENDEMAALRFRHKDF, encoded by the coding sequence ATGGCCAAGCCGTTCCATTTTCCCCTCCAAAAGGTATTGGATTACCGCGAACAATTGGAGGATCGCGCACGCCTGGCCCTGGCCAAGGCCCATAAGGCGCATGAACAACAGCGCGGCGTGGTGGAGGATCTGAAGGAGCGCCTCACGCGGCACCAGCGCCGGGGAGCCGGGCAGGACGCGGACGCCAATGACATCTGGCTTTGGCAGCAATACAAGCAGGCGTTGGAGCAGGATTTGTCTTCGGCCCAGGGGCGGCTTTCCAAACTGGCCCTCAACTTGCAAAAATGTCGGCGTGAAGCCGTGCAAGCGTCAAAAGACCGAAAACTCCTGGACAAACTCAAACAACAACAGGCAGCCAGACACCGCGATGAAGAACAACGCAAAGAGGAAAAGGAAAACGATGAAATGGCAGCGCTTCGTTTCCGGCATAAAGATTTCTAG